One window of the Gammaproteobacteria bacterium genome contains the following:
- a CDS encoding phosphoribosylanthranilate isomerase produces the protein MRTRVKICGITRPEDARAAAGLGVDAIGLVFYAPSPRAVTIAQAQAIVGTLPPFVTVVGLFVDAAAAEIEAVLQAVRVDTLQFHGYETAAQCGGYGRPYIKALRMREGLDVATSVRDFAGASGVLLDTHHEQLAGGTGEAFDWARIPTGLDVPVILAGGLMPQNVAAAVRQVRPYAVDVSGGVEATKGIKDQQKMAAFIQAVNSVNG, from the coding sequence ATGCGCACACGGGTTAAAATCTGCGGTATTACCCGCCCGGAGGATGCACGCGCAGCCGCCGGACTGGGAGTGGATGCCATCGGCCTGGTGTTTTATGCGCCCAGCCCGCGCGCGGTAACGATAGCGCAGGCGCAGGCGATCGTGGGCACACTGCCGCCGTTTGTCACGGTCGTGGGCCTGTTTGTGGATGCCGCAGCGGCTGAAATCGAGGCCGTGCTGCAGGCGGTGCGTGTAGACACGCTGCAGTTTCACGGATACGAGACGGCCGCACAGTGTGGCGGCTACGGACGGCCTTACATCAAGGCCTTGCGTATGCGCGAGGGCCTGGATGTGGCGACCAGTGTGCGTGACTTTGCCGGGGCGAGTGGCGTGCTTCTGGACACGCATCACGAGCAGCTTGCGGGCGGTACCGGTGAAGCATTTGACTGGGCGCGGATACCGACTGGCCTGGATGTGCCGGTGATACTTGCGGGTGGCCTCATGCCGCAGAACGTGGCGGCGGCGGTGCGGCAGGTGCGGCCTTACGCCGTGGATGTGAGCGGCGGTGTGGAAGCAACGAAAGGTATCAAGGATCAGCAGAAAATGGCGGCATTCATACAGGCGGTGAACAGTGTCAACGGCTAA